One window of the Deinococcus planocerae genome contains the following:
- a CDS encoding ATP-binding protein, with the protein MTIEAFSPPPVDGARRVYRASYSTAESDTWLDNPLIEALPPLMTDGEFSKGVRFFPPHDREMTHHPKHLRLMYIQRTLQFFVPMEKHLLLHQRLARIIRDGYIPRNPIHDLGWSRLHQQVEHIAQKLKYGIEQYEPPSALGFALIGLGGTGKTVAVKNVLRTYPKVLIHRTYTDSLGRPHHLMRTQIVFLRLDCPNDGTLKSLCLNFFKAVDELIGSTKYHKDYGFKGTRQRTATEMLPDMAKVAALHSIGLLIIDEIQFLSKQKSGGREQMLQWFTELVNTIKLPVVLIGTPRADEVLNSAFWQMRRNAGQGEGHWARMAQDGEWDRFLSSMWRYQFVKHPSRMAETTDKEGKTVKQVPRDLSEMLYDESQGIADFAVKMFMIAQERAINSGLEQLTPELIHQVAKDAFGKARIILQGIKNNDPKVLAQVDDVKFDLERLREKNTPRPVHAQGDVPPPVSPPEGPLSQLGQPEHAAVTPLLPPLVKDALTRGLSGMQGLRDAGYICSPTEFGF; encoded by the coding sequence ATGACGATTGAAGCGTTTTCACCGCCACCCGTGGATGGAGCACGCCGCGTGTACAGGGCCAGCTACTCGACCGCTGAGAGCGATACCTGGCTCGACAACCCCTTGATTGAGGCCCTTCCTCCCTTGATGACGGACGGCGAGTTCTCGAAAGGGGTCCGCTTCTTCCCTCCACATGATAGGGAGATGACGCACCATCCCAAGCATCTGCGGTTGATGTATATCCAGAGAACTTTGCAGTTCTTTGTACCGATGGAAAAGCACCTTCTGCTCCACCAACGGCTGGCAAGAATCATCCGCGACGGTTATATTCCTCGCAACCCTATTCACGATCTTGGGTGGAGCCGCCTACATCAGCAGGTGGAACACATCGCCCAGAAGCTCAAATATGGAATTGAGCAGTATGAACCTCCATCTGCTTTGGGCTTCGCTCTAATCGGCCTCGGCGGCACTGGGAAGACGGTAGCTGTAAAAAATGTGCTACGTACCTACCCCAAGGTGCTAATCCACCGCACCTATACGGATAGCCTCGGGCGTCCGCATCACCTAATGCGGACGCAGATTGTCTTTCTTAGACTCGATTGCCCCAACGACGGCACCTTGAAATCCCTGTGCCTGAATTTCTTCAAGGCCGTGGATGAACTGATTGGAAGCACAAAGTATCATAAGGATTATGGCTTTAAGGGCACCAGGCAACGGACTGCCACCGAAATGTTGCCCGATATGGCGAAGGTTGCGGCCCTGCACTCCATTGGTTTACTAATTATCGATGAAATTCAATTCCTCAGCAAGCAGAAAAGTGGTGGCCGTGAGCAGATGTTGCAATGGTTCACCGAACTGGTCAATACAATCAAACTTCCCGTCGTGTTGATTGGAACACCGCGGGCCGATGAAGTCCTCAACTCGGCCTTCTGGCAGATGCGCCGCAATGCCGGGCAGGGTGAGGGTCATTGGGCCCGTATGGCGCAGGACGGGGAGTGGGACAGGTTTCTGTCCTCCATGTGGCGTTACCAATTTGTCAAGCACCCGTCCCGGATGGCCGAGACCACCGACAAGGAGGGGAAGACAGTCAAGCAGGTGCCGCGCGATCTGAGCGAGATGCTGTACGACGAGTCGCAGGGGATCGCTGACTTCGCCGTCAAGATGTTCATGATCGCCCAGGAGCGTGCCATCAACTCCGGGCTGGAACAACTGACCCCCGAACTTATTCATCAAGTTGCCAAAGATGCCTTCGGTAAGGCGAGGATTATTCTTCAGGGCATCAAGAACAACGATCCCAAGGTGCTGGCGCAGGTGGACGACGTGAAGTTTGATTTAGAGCGCCTCCGGGAGAAGAACACTCCCCGGCCTGTTCACGCTCAGGGCGATGTACCTCCACCGGTCTCTCCTCCCGAAGGCCCCTTGAGTCAACTCGGTCAACCGGAACACGCTGCCGTGACGCCGCTCCTGCCCCCGCTTGTGAAGGACGCTCTGACCCGTGGCTTGAGTGGGATGCAGGGGTTGCGTGATGCCGGTTACATCTGCTCGCCCACCGAGTTCGGCTTCTGA